The Anaerolineales bacterium genome contains the following window.
GCACGAGAGGAGATTCATCGTTCGCTTGACCGGCTCCAGGTGAGTCAAGTCGATCTTCTGCAGCTGCACAACCTAGTTGATCCGCAAGAATGGGAGACCGCCCTGGGACCGGATGGAGCCCTGGAGGCCGCCATCGAGGCCCGCGAGCAGGGATTGGTGCGCTTCATAGGCATTACGGGCCACGGCCTAACGGTGGCCGACATGCACCGTCGGGCGCTTGAGCGGTTTGATTTTGACTCCGTCTTGCTGCCGTTTAGCTATGTACTGTCGAAGAACGAGCGCTACCTCGCCGAGTTTTGGGCCTTGGGTGGGATGTGCCAACAACGGAATGTGGCGGTGCAAACCATCAAGTCCCTCGTGCATAGTCCGTGGGGCGAAAGTGGACCTCGTCGGGCCACCTGGTATCGCCCGCTGGAAGATCAAGTTGCCATCGATCGAGCCGTACATTGGGTCTTGGGACATGCCGGATTGTTCCTGAACTCAGTGGGGGATATTCACGTTCTGCCAAGGGTGCTAGACGCAGCCAATCGTTTTGAGACACCGCCCACAGATGAAGAAATGCGGACGCAGATGGAGGAATTGGAGATGGAGCCGCTGTTTACTTGAGAACAGGAGTTTCCATGCCACCCAAACTGCGCTTGCGCTGTACGCGCCAACTGGCGGCGTAAGTGACGCCGCCGTTGTCGTACCCTCGCTGCGCCGGCTGTCGAGTATGAATACCGCAGGTCACGGAATCGAGCATCCAGCAGGCCCGGCTGCCGAAGCATCTCCTTGCAGGCGCCTAGCGGGTTCGGGTCACTCTCGGAGGATTGGAAATCCACAGGAGTTCGGGCAAGCGGCGGGAGTGGAGAGGCTGCATCCCACTTGTCTCATGTTTGCTGGCGACGCGTGTCTTGAACCTTCTGCCCTTGTGCGGCTAGTCAGCAACCCACTGGGCTTCCTTGGGGCAGCTTTCATATTCCTCGTGGCAGCGCTTCGGGAACCCGCAACGGTATACGATTTCAGCTAGGAGAACCATCACTCCCCGCGGATATCGATCTCCTCAAGGTCTTGCCAATGCATCGTCGTGGTGGCCAACATAGCGTAGGATAATGGAATCTCCCTGGGTCTCGAAAGTGATCCGTAGCCCGCGGCTGGCACGGGCCTCCCAGATACCCTTGGTACCGCGAATGCGCTTCACGCCGAGACTCCGATACCGCAGATCCTCGCCCATCTGGCGGAGTGCCTTCAGCACCTGCCTCTGCTCGTCAGGTGCCAGAGCAGCGTAAGCCCGCTCGAACCGGGCAGTCAGCAGAACTTGCATCAAGCCTTACCAGCATCGAGCGCGGCGATGAGGGCCTCAACGTCATTGAAAGAGCGAACGCGGCCCTGAGTGATATCCTCACTCGCCTCCCGCTCCGCTTGCTGCCAGGCGTCGCTCCAGAAGTAGGCCTGGCTCTTGTCGACGAGCTTCTTCGGCACCAGCGTGATCGTGTCACCCTCGATCGTGACGGCGACCAGATCCCCCTCTTCGATTCCCACCGCCCGGCGAACCGCGGCGGGCAAGGTGATTTGTCCGTTGCGGGTAACCTTGGTTAGCGTCACTTCCTCAGTCATGGCTCAACTCCTAGATTACTATTATACTAGCATAGTAACCAGCCTCAGTCAAGCAGACCACTCACGCATTGTGGGCCAACCCATCACCTCATGCCCTGGCGGTGAACTGAGGGCAAGTGCTCCGCCCCTGCTGCGCTTCGACTCCAGTCCCCACCATGAGTGAATCGATCTTGGCCGCCGCCTCGTCCTGGAGACTGGGCAGCACGTGGTAGAAGATGTCGAGGGCGATATTGATCTTAGAGTGCCCCAGATGCTCCTGGACAACCTTTGGGTGGATCCCGTGTTGAACCATGAGGCTGGCGGCCGTATGACGCAGGTCGTGGAACCGGATGTCCGGCAAGCCAGCCTGGGTGAGAGACGCCTTGTACACGCTTGGGAGGTTCCGGGATTCCTGCGGGGTGCCGATCGAAGACTGGGCGGCTAGCGGGTTCCCGCCAATCGGCCTTCCACCAGAGGTGTAGATAGGAATGATCCGCTCGCCCGAGGGGCTTCATGTGAGGTTCAAGGTGGAAATTGTAGCCCGTTCAGCGAAGGTCCGAATCTTCCGACCCCTCCAATCGTAGCGCCCTCGGGGGCCGTCCTCTACTCCGTGGACGCCTAGTATGAGAAGCAGCAAGGACACAGGCGACCACCTCGGTGGGACAGTGATAGTGCAGACGCGACAGGACGGGGAGGATCAACAGTGACTATGCCGCCTGTATCCCGCAGGCTTTGGCGTAGTCATCCAGGACGGCGTCAATCCGGTCCGAGATCCATTCCTCAGGATCCTCTCCCACCTTACCGGCCCGAAGGCTGGCGTACTGGTCGGGGGCACATTGGCTGAGCAGCCCAAGCGGCACGTGGACTGATCGTAGGTTTCTCAGGAGCGTCTCGAGGGCTTGCTGCACTTGCGGATCGCCCCAGTAGTAACGGGCGCGATCGCTCAGGCTGTATCGGCGAGCAACAGCCAGCTCGGATGGGGATCCTCGATAATGACTCTGCCAGTGATGGGGTTCCCGCAGCATCGCCTGATCGAGAACTTCGCTGAGGTTCGACCGCTCCGCCGACCCGCGCCCGGCAAATAGCTCCTCCTCGATACTCGCCAGGGCGAAGACCATTTCTCTGAAGGCAAATGTCAACGCCGGGCCTACCTTGAGGATGGCGAAGTGGTCGCGAACCATCTCGCCCAATGCTTCCACCATCTGGTAGTCGGTCGAGTGCGCCTCAAGGACCAGCCGGGGCTCCTGCTCGATGAAGCGCACCAGCTCTCCCGCTTTGACCGGATCGTAGCCAAGGACGAATTCGTCCCCGAAATCGACACCGGGCTGGACAACGAGGGCGACGACCCGCTGCCAGGCGTCCTGCAGCCCCTCCCGTTCGAAAGCCCGGCGAGTGGCTGCGACCGTCTCCCGGGCTGCGACCACAGTGGTGACGGCCACATGCTCGTCATGCTCCCGGGCACCACCTGGAATGGGGACCTCCGTCCCGATCACATAGCGGAGCCTCGAAGCGCCTTGCTCCTCCGGGTTGGCATCCTCGGCGGCGCGCGCCAGTCGCGCCGCCCGTCTCGCCATCAACTCGACCTCAAGACGCCGGGACGTGCCGTCGCCGCCCAAGGCCATGCTCGCGTCGAGGTGGATCTTGGTGAAGCCGGCCTGCACGAAGTCACGCACCAGGATCTCGGCCTCGTCCATAGCGTGGTCAGCAGGGGTATTCTGCCAGACAGACGGCCCCAGATGATCGCCCCCGAGAACAAGCCGTTCTGTCGGAAAGCCTTCTTGTTCCGCGATCCGCCGCACATAGGCGACGAAGGCCGCGGGTGTCATCCCAGTGTAGCCACCATGCTGGTTGACCTGGTTGCAGGTGGCCTCAACTAGCAACGGCGAATCGTCCCGAAGGGCTCGCTTCATGGCGGCCCGCAGGACATGCGGATGAGCCGAGCA
Protein-coding sequences here:
- a CDS encoding aldo/keto reductase, producing the protein MIAKQLFGRAGHLSTRILLGGAAFGQVTQEEADAALELALSYGVNHVDLAASYGDAEIRVGSWIGRHGKPFLLATKTGERTAIKAREEIHRSLDRLQVSQVDLLQLHNLVDPQEWETALGPDGALEAAIEAREQGLVRFIGITGHGLTVADMHRRALERFDFDSVLLPFSYVLSKNERYLAEFWALGGMCQQRNVAVQTIKSLVHSPWGESGPRRATWYRPLEDQVAIDRAVHWVLGHAGLFLNSVGDIHVLPRVLDAANRFETPPTDEEMRTQMEELEMEPLFT
- a CDS encoding AbrB/MazE/SpoVT family DNA-binding domain-containing protein: MTEEVTLTKVTRNGQITLPAAVRRAVGIEEGDLVAVTIEGDTITLVPKKLVDKSQAYFWSDAWQQAEREASEDITQGRVRSFNDVEALIAALDAGKA
- a CDS encoding tyrosine-type recombinase/integrase; this translates as MYKASLTQAGLPDIRFHDLRHTAASLMVQHGIHPKVVQEHLGHSKINIALDIFYHVLPSLQDEAAAKIDSLMVGTGVEAQQGRSTCPQFTARA
- a CDS encoding D-tagatose-bisphosphate aldolase, class II, non-catalytic subunit, translating into MRRPIPAHLDEIIQAQKCGEARGIPGICSAHPHVLRAAMKRALRDDSPLLVEATCNQVNQHGGYTGMTPAAFVAYVRRIAEQEGFPTERLVLGGDHLGPSVWQNTPADHAMDEAEILVRDFVQAGFTKIHLDASMALGGDGTSRRLEVELMARRAARLARAAEDANPEEQGASRLRYVIGTEVPIPGGAREHDEHVAVTTVVAARETVAATRRAFEREGLQDAWQRVVALVVQPGVDFGDEFVLGYDPVKAGELVRFIEQEPRLVLEAHSTDYQMVEALGEMVRDHFAILKVGPALTFAFREMVFALASIEEELFAGRGSAERSNLSEVLDQAMLREPHHWQSHYRGSPSELAVARRYSLSDRARYYWGDPQVQQALETLLRNLRSVHVPLGLLSQCAPDQYASLRAGKVGEDPEEWISDRIDAVLDDYAKACGIQAA